A region of Nocardioides alkalitolerans DNA encodes the following proteins:
- the metH gene encoding methionine synthase, whose protein sequence is MDHVPDRQHRPDSTAELTRALRERILVIDGAMGTAIQRDRPDEAGYRGERFADWPSDLVGNNDLLTLTQPDIIEGIHREYLEAGADIIETNTFNANAISLSDYGMQELAYELNLESARLARAAADACATPDRPRYVAGALGPTTRTASISPDVNDPGARNVTWDELVAAYTTATHGLLDGGSDIIIIETIFDTLNAKAAIFAVETVFEELGRRWPVIISGTITDASGRTLSGQTTEAFWYSVKHAQPLLVGLNCALGAKEMRPFLADLSRVAGTFVSAYPNAGLPNAFGEYDEAAEETAAIVAEFAEAGLVNLVGGCCGTTPAHIGAIARAVAGSTPREVPTPRPALRLSGLEPLVVDEDSLFVNVGERTNVTGSARFKKLIKDGDYDTALSVAAQQVESGAQVVDVNMDEGMLDGVAAMDRFLKLVASEPDISRVPLMVDSSKWEVIEAGLKCVQGRAIVNSISMKEGEEAFRHHARLVRRYGAAAVVMAFDEDGQADTLERRKEICSRAYRILVDEVGFDPDDIIFDPNVFAVATGIEEHATYGVDFIEAVRWIRENLPGAHVSGGISNVSFSFRGNNPVREAIHAVFLFHAIRAGLDMGIVNAGALVVYDQVDERLRERIEDVVLNRRPDATERLLEIAEEYRGSGEVAEAAVDEWRSLPVGERITHALVKGIDAHVEADTEELRQLIADRGGRPIEVIEGPLMDGMNVVGDLFGAGKMFLPQVVKSARVMKKAVAYLIPFIEEEKANDPALAATKDTNGTIVMATVKGDVHDIGKNIVGVVLACNNYEVIDLGVMVPAQKILDAAKEHQADIIGLSGLITPSLDEMVGFAAEMQRQGLDIPLLIGGATTSRAHTAVKVDPRYDGPVVWVKDASRSVPVAAALLHPTGRDKLLGEVKTDYDALRTRHAGKQERKLLPLEDARARRTPLDWSSFTPVAPARPGVHVLEDYPIAELVEFIDWQPFFNAWEMKGRFPDILNNPASSEAARRLWDDAQAMLGRIIEEKWLTARGVLGFFPAAGRGDDTVLFTDETRTTELAVLHHLRQQGEHREGVPNRSLADFVAPEGTGLPDHVGAFAVTAGIGLEERVKAYKDDLDDYNAILIEALADRLAEAFAERLHQRVRTEYWGHVDDEQLTNEDLIAERYSGIRPAPGYPACPEHTEKLTLWELLDVEATTGITLTESMAMWPGAAVSGWYFAHPESQYFVVGRVGRDQVEDYAARKGWSIPEAERWLSANLGYDPED, encoded by the coding sequence GTGGACCACGTGCCGGACCGTCAGCACCGCCCCGACAGCACCGCCGAGCTCACGCGCGCCCTGCGGGAGCGCATCCTCGTCATCGACGGAGCCATGGGTACGGCGATCCAGCGCGACCGTCCCGACGAGGCGGGCTACCGGGGCGAGCGCTTCGCCGACTGGCCCAGCGACCTCGTCGGCAACAACGACCTGCTGACGCTGACGCAGCCGGACATCATCGAGGGCATCCACCGGGAGTACCTCGAGGCCGGCGCCGACATCATCGAGACCAACACGTTCAACGCGAACGCGATCTCGTTGTCCGACTACGGGATGCAGGAGCTCGCCTACGAGCTCAACCTGGAGTCGGCGCGGCTCGCCCGCGCTGCCGCCGACGCGTGCGCGACGCCCGACCGCCCGCGCTACGTCGCCGGCGCGCTCGGCCCGACCACGCGGACCGCGTCGATCAGCCCCGACGTCAACGACCCCGGTGCGCGCAACGTCACGTGGGACGAGCTGGTCGCGGCGTACACGACCGCCACGCACGGTCTGCTCGACGGCGGCTCCGACATCATCATCATCGAGACCATCTTCGACACGCTGAACGCGAAGGCGGCGATCTTCGCGGTCGAGACGGTCTTCGAGGAGCTCGGCCGTCGGTGGCCCGTCATCATCTCCGGCACCATCACCGACGCCTCGGGGCGCACGCTGTCCGGGCAGACCACCGAGGCGTTCTGGTACTCGGTCAAGCACGCCCAGCCCCTCCTCGTGGGGCTCAACTGCGCCCTCGGCGCGAAGGAGATGCGGCCGTTCCTCGCCGATCTCTCGCGGGTGGCGGGCACCTTCGTCTCGGCGTACCCGAACGCCGGCCTGCCCAACGCCTTCGGCGAGTACGACGAGGCCGCCGAGGAGACCGCCGCCATCGTCGCGGAGTTCGCGGAGGCGGGCCTCGTCAACCTGGTCGGCGGTTGCTGCGGCACGACCCCGGCCCACATCGGCGCGATCGCGCGCGCGGTCGCCGGCAGCACCCCGCGCGAGGTGCCGACGCCGCGCCCCGCGCTGCGGCTCTCCGGCCTCGAGCCCCTCGTGGTCGACGAGGACAGCCTCTTCGTCAACGTGGGCGAGCGCACCAACGTCACGGGCTCGGCGCGGTTCAAGAAGCTCATCAAGGACGGCGACTACGACACCGCGCTGTCCGTGGCCGCCCAGCAGGTCGAGAGCGGCGCCCAGGTCGTCGACGTGAACATGGACGAGGGCATGCTCGACGGCGTCGCGGCGATGGACCGCTTCCTCAAGCTCGTCGCCTCCGAGCCCGACATCAGCCGGGTGCCCCTCATGGTCGACTCGTCGAAGTGGGAGGTCATCGAGGCGGGGCTCAAGTGCGTGCAGGGCCGCGCGATCGTCAACTCGATCTCCATGAAGGAGGGCGAGGAGGCGTTCCGCCACCACGCGCGCCTGGTCCGTCGCTACGGTGCGGCCGCCGTCGTCATGGCCTTCGACGAGGACGGCCAGGCCGACACCCTCGAGCGGCGCAAGGAGATCTGCTCGCGGGCCTACCGGATCCTCGTCGACGAGGTCGGCTTCGACCCCGACGACATCATCTTCGACCCCAACGTCTTCGCCGTCGCCACGGGCATCGAGGAGCACGCGACCTACGGCGTCGACTTCATCGAGGCCGTCCGCTGGATCCGCGAGAACCTGCCCGGCGCCCACGTCTCCGGTGGCATCTCCAACGTCTCCTTCTCGTTCCGAGGCAACAACCCCGTGCGCGAGGCCATCCACGCGGTCTTCCTGTTCCACGCGATCCGCGCCGGCCTCGACATGGGCATCGTCAACGCCGGCGCGCTGGTGGTCTACGACCAGGTCGACGAGCGGCTCCGCGAGCGCATCGAGGACGTCGTGCTCAACCGGCGGCCGGACGCCACCGAGCGCCTGCTGGAGATCGCCGAGGAGTACCGCGGCTCCGGCGAGGTCGCCGAGGCGGCCGTCGACGAGTGGCGCTCGCTCCCGGTCGGGGAGCGGATCACGCACGCCCTGGTGAAGGGCATCGACGCCCACGTCGAGGCCGACACCGAGGAGCTGCGCCAGCTCATCGCCGATCGTGGCGGCCGCCCGATCGAGGTCATCGAGGGCCCGCTGATGGACGGCATGAACGTCGTCGGCGACCTCTTCGGCGCGGGCAAGATGTTCCTCCCGCAGGTGGTGAAGAGCGCCCGCGTCATGAAGAAGGCGGTGGCCTACCTCATCCCCTTCATCGAGGAGGAGAAGGCCAACGACCCCGCCCTGGCGGCGACCAAGGACACCAACGGCACGATCGTGATGGCCACCGTCAAGGGCGACGTCCACGACATCGGCAAGAACATCGTCGGCGTGGTGCTGGCCTGCAACAACTACGAGGTCATCGACCTCGGCGTCATGGTGCCGGCCCAGAAGATCCTCGACGCGGCGAAGGAGCACCAGGCCGACATCATCGGCCTGTCGGGGCTCATCACGCCGAGCCTCGACGAGATGGTCGGCTTCGCGGCCGAGATGCAGCGCCAGGGCCTCGACATCCCGCTGCTCATCGGCGGCGCGACGACCTCGCGCGCCCACACCGCCGTCAAGGTCGACCCGCGCTACGACGGTCCCGTCGTCTGGGTCAAGGACGCCTCCCGGTCCGTGCCGGTCGCGGCCGCACTGCTGCACCCGACCGGTCGGGACAAGCTGCTCGGCGAGGTCAAGACCGACTACGACGCGCTGCGCACCCGTCACGCCGGCAAGCAGGAGCGCAAGCTGCTGCCGCTGGAGGACGCACGCGCCCGCCGTACGCCGCTGGACTGGTCGTCGTTCACCCCCGTCGCCCCGGCGCGGCCGGGCGTCCACGTGCTCGAGGACTACCCGATCGCCGAGCTGGTCGAGTTCATCGACTGGCAGCCGTTCTTCAACGCCTGGGAGATGAAGGGGCGCTTCCCCGACATCCTCAACAACCCGGCGAGCAGCGAGGCCGCGCGCCGGCTCTGGGACGACGCCCAGGCGATGCTCGGGCGGATCATCGAGGAGAAGTGGCTGACCGCCCGCGGCGTGCTGGGCTTCTTCCCGGCGGCCGGACGCGGCGACGACACGGTGCTGTTCACCGACGAGACCCGCACGACCGAGCTCGCGGTGCTGCACCACCTGCGCCAGCAGGGCGAGCACCGCGAGGGCGTGCCCAACCGGTCGCTGGCCGACTTCGTCGCGCCCGAGGGGACGGGGCTGCCCGACCACGTCGGTGCGTTCGCCGTCACGGCCGGCATCGGGCTCGAGGAGCGCGTCAAGGCCTACAAGGACGACCTCGACGACTACAACGCGATCCTCATCGAGGCGTTGGCCGACCGGCTCGCGGAGGCCTTCGCCGAGCGGCTCCACCAGCGGGTGCGCACCGAGTACTGGGGCCACGTCGACGACGAGCAGCTCACCAACGAGGACCTCATCGCGGAGCGCTACTCGGGCATCCGCCCGGCGCCCGGCTACCCGGCGTGCCCCGAGCACACCGAGAAGCTGACGCTCTGGGAGCTCCTCGACGTCGAGGCCACGACCGGGATCACGCTCACCGAGTCGATGGCCATGTGGCCCGGCGCCGCGGTGTCGGGGTGGTACTTCGCGCACCCCGAGTCGCAGTACTTCGTCGTCGGCCGCGTCGGCCGCGACCAGGTCGAGGACTACGCCGCGCGCAAGGGCTGGAGCATCCCCGAGGCCGAGCGCTGGCTGTCGGCCAACCTCGGCTACGACCCGGAGGACTGA
- a CDS encoding ATP-binding cassette domain-containing protein: protein MTTEVLLDVRDLAVHYPLRGRRGTVRAVDGVDLAVPAGRTVGLVGESGCGKSTLGRAILRLAPVTRGEVRVDGTDLATLKGEALRRRRRDLQMVFQDPLASLNPRQSVETILTEPLRAHGLPAGGDRVAELLDQVGLPRAAGRRYPHEFSGGQRQRIGIARALALRPRLVIADEPVSALDVSIQAQVLNLLADLQAELGLTYLVIAHDLAVVRHVSDEVAVMYLGGIVERAAADELYDRPLHPYTRGLMSAVPVPDPEVEDRRERILLRGDLPSPADPPSGCRFHTRCPFVQADRCRDERPLPRAVDLPDVPADHVVACHHAERIATGEIVAADPHVVGAP from the coding sequence ATGACGACCGAGGTGCTGCTCGACGTGCGCGACCTCGCCGTGCACTACCCGCTGCGGGGGCGCCGGGGCACGGTCCGGGCCGTCGACGGCGTCGACCTCGCCGTACCGGCGGGGCGCACCGTGGGTCTCGTCGGCGAGTCGGGCTGCGGCAAGTCGACCCTGGGCCGCGCGATCCTGCGGCTGGCGCCCGTCACGCGCGGCGAGGTGCGGGTCGACGGCACCGACCTCGCCACGCTGAAGGGGGAGGCGCTGCGGCGCCGCCGCCGCGACCTCCAGATGGTGTTCCAGGACCCGTTGGCGAGCCTCAACCCGCGGCAGTCGGTCGAGACGATCCTGACCGAGCCCCTGCGCGCCCACGGGCTGCCGGCGGGCGGTGACCGGGTGGCCGAGCTGCTTGACCAGGTCGGGCTGCCGCGGGCGGCGGGGCGCCGCTACCCCCACGAGTTCTCCGGCGGCCAGCGTCAGCGGATCGGCATCGCGCGGGCGCTGGCACTGCGACCGCGGCTGGTCATCGCCGACGAACCGGTCTCGGCGCTCGACGTGTCGATCCAGGCCCAGGTGCTCAACCTGCTGGCCGACCTGCAGGCCGAGCTGGGGCTCACCTACCTGGTGATCGCCCACGACCTCGCCGTCGTCCGGCACGTCTCGGACGAGGTGGCGGTGATGTATCTCGGGGGCATCGTCGAGCGGGCCGCCGCCGACGAGCTCTACGACCGTCCGCTGCACCCCTATACGCGAGGACTGATGTCGGCCGTGCCGGTGCCCGACCCCGAGGTGGAGGACCGCCGCGAGCGCATCCTGCTCCGCGGCGACCTGCCGTCCCCGGCCGACCCGCCCAGCGGGTGCCGGTTCCACACGCGGTGCCCGTTCGTGCAGGCCGACCGGTGCCGCGACGAACGCCCCCTGCCCCGGGCCGTCGACCTGCCCGACGTGCCGGCCGACCACGTGGTCGCCTGCCACCACGCCGAACGCATCGCGACGGGCGAGATCGTCGCGGCGGACCCGCACGTGGTGGGCGCCCCCTGA
- a CDS encoding ABC transporter permease, which translates to MSLPVPSATGADPVAVGPVAPEEAGVSLGRATWRRLRRTPTAWVGATIIGLFVLVAIAAPLLTPYEPASTRWASEVSTTNVPGPSAEHWLGLDRYGADMATQLLYGARTSLLYGVVSTLIGLLAGAALGALAGGAGAVGGRVGAWVDATIMRLVDVMLAVPSLLLAVSIAAVLGKSGTAIVVAIGAAQVPVFARLLRSSMLAQAGADYVLAANALGLRRSRIVMSHLLPNSVGPTIVQATLNLATAIIEVAALSYLGLGTPEVASAEWGRMLVAAQERFDEAPRLALLPGIAIAVTALGFTLLGEALREALDPRSRR; encoded by the coding sequence GTGAGCCTGCCCGTCCCGTCCGCGACCGGCGCCGACCCGGTCGCCGTCGGTCCCGTCGCCCCCGAGGAGGCCGGGGTCAGCCTCGGCCGCGCGACGTGGCGCCGCCTGCGCCGCACCCCGACCGCCTGGGTCGGCGCGACCATCATCGGCCTCTTCGTGCTCGTCGCGATCGCCGCGCCGCTGCTGACCCCCTACGAGCCCGCCAGCACCCGGTGGGCCTCCGAGGTCAGCACGACGAACGTGCCCGGACCGTCGGCCGAGCACTGGCTCGGGCTCGACCGGTACGGCGCCGACATGGCCACCCAGCTCCTGTACGGCGCGCGCACCTCCCTGCTGTACGGCGTCGTCTCCACCCTCATCGGACTCCTGGCCGGCGCCGCGCTGGGCGCCCTGGCGGGCGGCGCCGGAGCCGTCGGCGGACGCGTCGGCGCGTGGGTCGACGCCACGATCATGCGGCTGGTCGACGTCATGCTCGCGGTGCCGAGCCTGCTCCTCGCCGTCAGCATCGCCGCGGTGCTCGGCAAGAGCGGCACGGCGATCGTCGTCGCGATCGGCGCCGCCCAGGTGCCGGTCTTCGCGCGGCTGCTGCGCAGCTCGATGCTCGCCCAGGCGGGCGCCGACTACGTGCTGGCGGCGAATGCGCTCGGGCTGCGCCGCTCCCGCATCGTGATGAGCCACCTGCTGCCCAACTCCGTCGGGCCCACCATCGTGCAGGCGACGCTCAACCTCGCCACCGCGATCATCGAGGTGGCCGCCCTGTCCTACCTGGGGCTCGGCACGCCGGAGGTGGCCAGCGCCGAGTGGGGCCGCATGCTCGTCGCCGCCCAGGAGCGCTTCGACGAGGCGCCCCGTCTCGCGCTCCTGCCCGGCATCGCGATCGCCGTCACCGCCCTGGGGTTCACCCTCCTCGGCGAGGCGCTCCGCGAGGCCCTCGACCCCCGGTCCCGGAGGTGA
- a CDS encoding ABC transporter substrate-binding protein has product MRSTSIRRTGAGVAAVLLVGSVLAGCVESERDGKENTFVFAASAAPKTLDPFYASDGETFRVTRQIYEGLVGTEPGTVEPAPLLAESWTQSEDGLSYTFDLKDGVTFHDGTPFDAEAVCANFDRWSATPEVNQTDDKAYYYGKLFRGFATGATADSAIYAGCSADDELTATITLDAPFAGFIAAMSLPAFAMQSPTALEEHQDDESPSVLTSAYGTEHPTGTGPFEFASWNQGSGEVRLTPYDDYWGEAAQVDEVVIVEIDTARGRAEALRNGEIDGFDLVGPADVESLADEGFTIENRPAFNILYLAFNQAQAPFDDVRVRQAIAHAIDKEAVISASMPDGTQPADQFVPELVDGYAADVPTYEYDPELARQLLEEAGVAGTTITFNYPTNISRPYMPQPDDTFNIVRSQLEAVGLTVEPVAAEWTDYLEQVQNTPDHGIHLLGWTGDYDDPDNFLGVFFGQQSLEWGFDNPELFAEVAAPRALTTTDEQRPLYEQVNRDVMEFLPGVPLASPVPSLAFADNVEGYEASPVQDEVWNMVEITD; this is encoded by the coding sequence GTGCGTTCGACGAGCATTCGTCGGACCGGCGCGGGCGTGGCAGCGGTGCTGCTCGTCGGCTCGGTCCTGGCCGGTTGTGTGGAGAGCGAGCGGGACGGCAAGGAGAACACCTTCGTGTTCGCCGCCTCCGCCGCACCGAAGACCCTGGATCCCTTCTACGCCTCCGACGGCGAGACCTTCCGGGTCACCAGGCAGATCTACGAGGGCCTGGTCGGCACGGAGCCGGGCACGGTCGAGCCGGCGCCGCTGCTCGCCGAGTCGTGGACCCAGTCCGAGGACGGGCTCTCCTACACGTTCGACCTGAAGGACGGGGTCACGTTCCACGACGGCACCCCGTTCGACGCCGAGGCCGTGTGCGCGAACTTCGACCGGTGGTCCGCCACCCCGGAGGTCAACCAGACGGACGACAAGGCGTACTACTACGGCAAGCTGTTCCGCGGCTTCGCCACCGGGGCGACGGCCGACAGCGCGATCTACGCCGGGTGCTCCGCCGACGACGAGCTGACGGCCACGATCACGCTCGACGCGCCGTTCGCCGGCTTCATCGCCGCCATGTCGCTGCCCGCCTTCGCGATGCAGAGCCCGACGGCGCTGGAGGAGCACCAGGACGACGAGTCCCCGTCGGTGCTGACCTCGGCCTACGGCACGGAGCACCCGACCGGCACGGGCCCGTTCGAGTTCGCGTCGTGGAACCAGGGCAGCGGCGAGGTGCGCCTGACGCCCTACGACGACTACTGGGGCGAGGCCGCCCAGGTCGACGAGGTCGTCATCGTCGAGATCGACACCGCCCGCGGCCGCGCCGAGGCGCTCCGCAACGGCGAGATCGACGGCTTCGACCTGGTCGGGCCGGCCGACGTGGAGTCGCTGGCCGACGAGGGCTTCACCATCGAGAACCGGCCGGCGTTCAACATCCTCTACCTCGCCTTCAACCAGGCGCAGGCCCCGTTCGACGACGTCCGGGTGCGCCAGGCCATCGCGCACGCGATCGACAAGGAGGCCGTCATCTCGGCCTCGATGCCGGACGGCACGCAGCCGGCCGACCAGTTCGTCCCGGAGCTCGTCGACGGGTACGCCGCGGACGTGCCCACCTACGAGTACGACCCGGAGCTGGCGCGGCAGCTGCTGGAGGAGGCCGGTGTCGCCGGCACGACGATCACGTTCAACTACCCCACGAACATCAGCCGGCCCTACATGCCGCAGCCGGACGACACGTTCAACATCGTGCGCAGCCAGCTGGAGGCGGTGGGCCTGACGGTCGAGCCCGTCGCCGCGGAGTGGACGGACTACCTGGAGCAGGTGCAGAACACCCCCGACCACGGGATCCACCTGCTCGGCTGGACCGGCGACTACGACGACCCGGACAACTTCCTCGGCGTCTTCTTCGGCCAGCAGAGCCTCGAGTGGGGCTTCGACAACCCGGAGCTCTTCGCGGAGGTGGCGGCGCCCCGCGCCCTCACCACCACGGACGAGCAGCGACCCCTCTACGAGCAGGTCAACCGCGACGTCATGGAGTTCCTGCCCGGCGTCCCGCTCGCGAGCCCGGTGCCGTCCCTGGCGTTCGCCGACAACGTGGAGGGCTACGAGGCGAGCCCGGTGCAGGACGAGGTCTGGAACATGGTCGAGATCACCGACTGA
- a CDS encoding ABC transporter permease — protein MLRFIARRLLLMVPVLVGLSVLLFAWVRALPGDPARALLGERATDAGVARVNEIYGFDRPVLEQYGVYVAALLRGDLGTSIQTGRPVTTSFLEYFPATLELALAALLFAVVLGIPLGYLAARHRGGLIDSAVVSGSLLGVVTPVFFLAILLKLVFASWLGWLPSGLRQDPRLDATHVTNFYVLDGVLTGEWDAAWDAMVHLVLPGIALGTIPLAIIVRITRASVAEVLDEDHVRTARAKGLAAGTISRRHVLRNALLPVMTTIGLQAGLLLSGAVLTETVFSFNGIGSYLFSAITDRDYPVLQGFILFIALVYCLINLLVDVLHGVVDPRVRVS, from the coding sequence ATGCTCCGCTTCATCGCCCGGCGACTGCTCCTCATGGTGCCCGTGCTGGTCGGGTTGTCCGTGCTGCTGTTCGCGTGGGTGCGTGCGCTCCCCGGGGATCCCGCCCGGGCCCTCCTCGGGGAGCGCGCCACGGACGCCGGCGTCGCCCGCGTCAACGAGATCTACGGCTTCGACCGGCCGGTCCTCGAGCAGTACGGCGTGTACGTCGCCGCCCTGCTCCGCGGCGACCTGGGGACGTCCATCCAGACCGGGCGGCCCGTGACGACCTCGTTCCTGGAGTACTTCCCGGCGACCCTCGAGCTCGCCCTGGCGGCGCTGCTCTTCGCCGTGGTGCTCGGGATCCCGCTGGGCTACCTCGCAGCCCGGCACCGCGGTGGCCTCATCGACAGCGCCGTCGTCTCGGGGTCGCTCCTCGGGGTCGTCACCCCGGTCTTCTTCCTCGCCATCCTGCTCAAGCTGGTCTTCGCGAGCTGGCTGGGCTGGCTGCCGTCGGGGCTCCGGCAGGATCCGCGGCTGGACGCCACCCACGTGACCAACTTCTACGTGCTCGACGGCGTCCTCACGGGGGAGTGGGACGCGGCGTGGGACGCGATGGTGCACCTGGTGCTGCCCGGCATCGCCCTGGGCACCATCCCGCTCGCCATCATCGTGCGCATCACGCGGGCCTCGGTGGCGGAGGTGCTCGACGAGGACCACGTGCGCACGGCCCGGGCGAAGGGCCTGGCCGCCGGGACCATCTCGCGGCGGCACGTGCTGCGCAACGCCCTGCTGCCGGTGATGACGACGATCGGCCTCCAGGCCGGCCTCCTGCTCTCGGGAGCCGTCCTCACGGAGACGGTCTTCTCCTTCAACGGCATCGGGTCCTACCTCTTCAGCGCCATCACCGACCGCGACTACCCGGTGCTGCAGGGCTTCATCCTGTTCATCGCGCTCGTCTACTGCCTCATCAACCTGCTGGTCGACGTGCTCCACGGCGTCGTCGACCCCCGAGTGAGGGTTTCGTGA
- a CDS encoding HAD family phosphatase gives MSAGERPAAVLWDMDGTLVDTEPYWIETEFAMAERYGATWTTDDALQLVGNDLLVSGEYIRTRMGLEQTAAEVVEELLDGVVARITEEIPWRPGARELLADLRRSGIPCALVTMSYRRFAEPVVAALEEGSFEAVVTGDEVEHGKPHPAPYLRAAWLLGVEPGDCVAIEDSSTGVASAVAAGCRTLAVPHHVPVPEGPGHVQATSLAGLDAAGLWALVRP, from the coding sequence ATGAGCGCGGGAGAACGTCCTGCCGCGGTCCTGTGGGACATGGACGGCACGCTCGTCGACACCGAGCCCTACTGGATCGAGACCGAGTTCGCCATGGCGGAGCGGTACGGCGCGACCTGGACCACCGACGACGCGCTGCAGCTCGTCGGGAACGACCTCCTGGTCTCCGGCGAGTACATCCGCACCCGGATGGGGCTCGAGCAGACCGCGGCGGAGGTCGTGGAGGAGCTGCTCGACGGCGTGGTCGCCCGCATCACCGAGGAGATCCCGTGGCGGCCCGGCGCGCGGGAGCTCCTCGCCGACCTGCGGCGCTCCGGGATCCCGTGCGCGCTCGTCACGATGTCGTACCGGCGCTTCGCCGAGCCCGTCGTGGCGGCCCTCGAGGAGGGCAGCTTCGAGGCGGTCGTCACCGGGGACGAGGTCGAGCACGGCAAGCCGCACCCCGCGCCGTACCTGCGGGCCGCGTGGCTGCTCGGGGTGGAGCCGGGCGACTGCGTCGCGATCGAGGACTCCTCGACGGGCGTCGCCTCGGCGGTCGCGGCCGGCTGCCGGACGCTGGCGGTGCCCCACCACGTGCCCGTGCCGGAGGGGCCGGGCCACGTGCAGGCGACGAGCCTGGCGGGCCTCGACGCGGCCGGGCTGTGGGCCCTCGTCCGTCCGTGA
- a CDS encoding ABC transporter ATP-binding protein — MSPTTHPTPTPAGDASRVVPGEEPLLSVRDLRVRFHSRDHDVVAVDEVSLDVPAGRNVALVGESGSGKSVTSLAIMGLLPRRGVEVTGEVRYRGQDLLTLGERQREALRGPEIAMVFQDPMTSLNPVVTIGVQLDEVLRRHFDLSRRERRERCADLLARVGIPDPVRRLNEYPHQLSGGMRQRVLIAIALACEPRLLIADEPTTALDVTIQAQVLDVLAALVADSDAALLLITHDLGVVAGVCDEVNVMYAGRIVESAPRRPLFAAPAHPYTVGLLGSIPRLDTPRGTPLVPIPGSPTQTVPWTDACAFSPRCGRADDACRTSSPTLETAVEPGPEPPVGAGDEDRRRRCFHPVEAPAPREKEL; from the coding sequence ATGAGCCCGACCACCCACCCGACCCCGACCCCCGCGGGGGACGCCTCCCGCGTCGTACCCGGCGAGGAGCCGCTCCTGTCCGTGCGTGACCTGCGGGTGCGCTTCCACAGCCGCGACCACGACGTCGTGGCCGTCGACGAGGTCTCCCTCGACGTGCCGGCGGGCCGCAACGTGGCCCTGGTCGGCGAGTCGGGCAGCGGGAAGTCGGTGACGTCGCTGGCGATCATGGGCCTGCTGCCCCGCCGCGGGGTCGAGGTGACCGGCGAGGTGCGCTACCGGGGCCAGGACCTGCTGACCCTGGGGGAGCGGCAGCGCGAGGCCCTGCGCGGACCCGAGATCGCCATGGTGTTCCAGGACCCGATGACCTCGCTCAACCCGGTCGTGACGATCGGGGTCCAGCTCGACGAGGTGCTCCGTCGCCACTTCGACCTCTCGCGCCGCGAGCGCCGTGAGCGCTGCGCGGACCTGCTCGCCCGGGTCGGCATCCCCGATCCGGTGCGGCGCCTCAACGAGTATCCCCACCAGCTCTCCGGTGGCATGCGCCAGCGCGTCCTCATCGCGATCGCCCTGGCCTGCGAGCCGCGGCTGCTCATCGCCGACGAGCCGACCACGGCCCTCGACGTCACGATCCAGGCCCAGGTGCTCGACGTCCTCGCCGCGCTCGTCGCCGACAGCGACGCCGCGCTCCTCCTCATCACCCACGACCTGGGCGTGGTCGCCGGGGTGTGCGACGAGGTCAACGTCATGTACGCCGGACGGATCGTCGAGTCCGCCCCGCGCCGCCCGCTCTTCGCAGCACCGGCGCACCCCTACACGGTGGGGCTGCTGGGCAGCATCCCGCGGCTCGACACCCCGCGCGGGACGCCGCTCGTGCCCATCCCCGGATCGCCCACGCAGACCGTGCCCTGGACCGACGCGTGCGCCTTCAGCCCGCGGTGCGGCCGTGCGGACGACGCGTGCCGGACGTCGTCCCCCACGCTGGAGACCGCCGTGGAGCCCGGCCCGGAGCCCCCCGTCGGGGCAGGCGACGAGGACCGCCGTCGGCGGTGCTTCCACCCGGTGGAGGCGCCGGCACCCCGCGAGAAGGAGCTGTGA